One region of Heliomicrobium undosum genomic DNA includes:
- the malQ gene encoding 4-alpha-glucanotransferase → MSALFPRRASGVLLHPTSLPGRHGSGTLGLEARRFVDFLAASGQTLWQVLPLGPTGFGHSPYSALSAFAGNPLLISPELLFEEGLLEKEELPPEPASPPQQADFERAEGESERFLRRAYGRFLQRSYDQSEFRQFCGEQVEWLEEYACYRALKRHFGERSWLDWPAEYARSEAQALACFRQEQAKEIDYHRFVQYLFFRQWRQLREYAKSRGIRIIGDLPIYVAMDSADTWGQRDIFQLDECSRPREVGGVPPDYFNENGQLWGNPVYDWERNAQTGYAWWIRRLRHALRMVDIVRIDHFRGFEAYYAIPYGEETARNGRWRKGPGAALFTALKAALGDLPIIVEDLGVITPEVIDLREQFGFPGIKLLQFAFDSGDANGNAFIPFRYPHNCVVFTGTHDNDTTLGWFHAASPEDRKRALEYMNTDGSDIGWDFIRLGLASVADAFIVPMQDVLGLGTEHRMNYPGTLEGNWRWRFQWDRLAESTVSKLAWLTKLYGR, encoded by the coding sequence ATGAGCGCACTTTTTCCCCGGCGGGCCAGCGGGGTGCTATTGCACCCGACCTCTCTGCCGGGCCGGCACGGCTCGGGCACACTCGGCTTGGAAGCCCGGCGATTTGTCGATTTCCTGGCGGCGTCCGGTCAGACCCTTTGGCAGGTGCTGCCCCTGGGACCGACCGGTTTCGGCCATTCGCCCTATTCGGCGCTGTCTGCCTTCGCCGGCAACCCCCTTTTGATCAGCCCCGAGCTGTTGTTTGAAGAAGGGCTGTTAGAAAAGGAAGAACTGCCGCCGGAACCGGCGTCACCGCCGCAACAGGCCGATTTTGAACGGGCCGAAGGGGAGAGCGAGCGGTTTCTCCGCAGGGCTTATGGCCGCTTTCTCCAACGATCCTATGACCAATCGGAGTTTCGTCAATTCTGCGGCGAACAGGTAGAATGGCTCGAAGAGTACGCCTGCTACCGGGCGCTGAAGCGGCATTTCGGGGAACGGTCCTGGCTGGATTGGCCCGCCGAGTATGCCCGGTCGGAAGCGCAGGCGTTGGCCTGTTTCCGTCAGGAGCAGGCGAAGGAGATCGATTATCACCGCTTTGTCCAGTATCTATTTTTCCGGCAGTGGCGCCAACTCCGCGAGTACGCCAAGAGCCGGGGCATCCGCATTATCGGCGACCTGCCCATCTACGTGGCCATGGACAGCGCCGACACGTGGGGACAGCGGGATATTTTCCAACTGGATGAGTGCTCCCGACCCCGGGAGGTAGGCGGTGTGCCGCCCGATTACTTCAATGAGAACGGCCAACTGTGGGGAAATCCCGTCTACGATTGGGAGCGGAACGCACAGACGGGCTATGCCTGGTGGATCCGTCGCCTCCGCCACGCCCTGCGTATGGTCGACATCGTGCGCATCGATCACTTCCGCGGTTTCGAGGCCTATTACGCCATCCCGTACGGGGAAGAGACGGCCAGAAACGGGCGCTGGCGCAAAGGGCCCGGCGCCGCCCTCTTTACGGCCTTGAAGGCGGCTCTCGGCGACCTGCCCATTATCGTCGAGGACCTGGGCGTGATCACCCCCGAGGTGATCGATTTGCGGGAACAGTTCGGTTTTCCCGGCATCAAGCTCTTGCAGTTCGCTTTTGATTCCGGTGATGCAAACGGAAATGCCTTTATCCCCTTCCGCTACCCCCACAACTGCGTCGTTTTCACGGGCACCCATGACAATGACACGACCCTCGGTTGGTTCCATGCGGCCTCGCCGGAGGACCGGAAAAGGGCGCTCGAATACATGAACACCGACGGCAGCGACATCGGCTGGGATTTTATCCGCCTCGGTCTGGCCTCGGTGGCGGACGCCTTCATCGTCCCCATGCAGGATGTGCTGGGGTTGGGGACGGAGCATCGGATGAATTATCCCGGAACCCTGGAAGGGAACTGGCGCTGGCGCTTCCAGTGGGACCGGTTGGCGGAATCGACGGTGTCCAAACTGGCCTGGTTGACAAAACTGTACGGGAGATAA
- a CDS encoding glucose-6-phosphate isomerase gives MSSLRLDLAYSTVESAIGALEGPIRQAHDLLHNRTGAGSEFTGWLQLPETFDRSEFDRIVDAAARIRASSDVLLVIGIGGSYLGARAAIDMLSHSFHNQLARSRRPGCAILFAGHNISSAYLSDLFDILEGKDVSVNVISKSGTTTEPAIAFRLIRQWMEKKYSPDEVRRRIFATTDRAKGALKRLADEQGYETFVVPDDVGGRYSVLTAVGLLPIAAAGIDISALMAGARDAMAEYAAPSLAANACYRYAAARNALYRQGKQVELFVAYEPSLQHLAEWWKQLYGESEGKEGKGIFPASVLFSTDLHSMGQYIQDGLRMLMETVVRFDKPRRELAIPLADDDSDGLNFLAGKTVDFVNQKAFAGTLLAHVDGQVPNMIISAPEQNAYHLGQLFYFFEKACGVSGYLLGVNPFDQPGVESYKRNMFALLGKPGFEAEKNALEARLPASIAGHP, from the coding sequence TTGTCTTCTCTCCGACTGGACCTCGCCTACTCTACCGTCGAATCGGCCATCGGCGCTTTGGAAGGTCCCATCCGCCAAGCCCATGACCTGCTGCATAACAGAACCGGCGCCGGCAGTGAATTCACCGGCTGGCTGCAACTGCCCGAGACCTTTGACCGTTCCGAGTTTGACCGCATCGTCGACGCCGCCGCCCGCATCCGCGCCTCCTCCGATGTGTTGCTCGTCATCGGCATCGGCGGTTCCTACCTAGGCGCCCGCGCGGCCATCGACATGCTCAGCCACAGCTTTCACAACCAGCTTGCCCGCTCCCGCCGCCCCGGGTGCGCCATCCTCTTCGCCGGTCACAACATCAGTTCCGCCTACCTGAGCGACCTCTTCGACATCCTCGAAGGCAAGGATGTCTCCGTCAACGTTATCTCCAAGTCCGGCACGACGACCGAACCGGCCATCGCCTTTCGCCTGATCCGCCAGTGGATGGAGAAAAAGTACAGCCCTGACGAGGTTCGCCGTCGTATCTTCGCCACCACCGACCGTGCCAAAGGCGCCCTCAAGCGCCTCGCCGACGAACAGGGCTATGAGACCTTCGTCGTCCCCGACGATGTGGGCGGGCGCTACTCGGTCCTCACCGCCGTCGGCCTGCTGCCCATCGCCGCCGCCGGCATCGACATCTCCGCCCTGATGGCGGGCGCCCGCGACGCCATGGCCGAGTACGCCGCCCCCTCCCTGGCGGCCAACGCCTGCTACCGCTACGCCGCCGCCCGCAACGCCCTCTACCGGCAGGGGAAACAGGTGGAACTCTTTGTCGCCTACGAGCCGTCGCTCCAACACCTGGCCGAGTGGTGGAAACAACTCTACGGCGAAAGCGAGGGCAAGGAAGGCAAGGGCATCTTCCCGGCGTCGGTCCTCTTTTCCACGGACCTGCATTCGATGGGGCAATACATTCAGGACGGCCTGCGCATGCTAATGGAAACGGTCGTCCGTTTCGACAAGCCCCGTCGGGAACTGGCAATCCCTCTGGCCGATGATGACAGCGACGGGCTCAACTTCCTCGCCGGCAAGACCGTCGATTTCGTCAACCAGAAGGCCTTCGCCGGCACCCTTCTCGCCCATGTGGACGGCCAAGTTCCCAACATGATCATCTCCGCCCCGGAACAGAACGCCTACCACCTGGGCCAACTGTTCTACTTCTTCGAAAAAGCCTGCGGCGTCAGCGGCTACCTGCTCGGCGTCAACCCCTTCGACCAGCCGGGCGTCGAGTCCTACAAGCGCAACATGTTCGCCCTGCTCGGCAAACCCGGCTTTGAGGCGGAAAAAAACGCCCTGGAGGCGCGTTTGCCAGCGAGTATTGCAGGTCATCCTTAG
- a CDS encoding C-type lectin domain-containing protein, protein MNNLLKSWKSRALASAVMIASLILPNAAFAVDRAQPLPKAPLQTQDINFFGWVTGKVAVDPFGGHTYGLFDDDINVAHAKSIAESLGGHLARIDSAQEQDFIHTLMQKGNKNFYWLGALGRTPGMNNAFFWLPANSYPAATIDYADWAPGEPNDRGGEDFIAISKENSQWYDLFGRQNELRDSGQTKFGYIVEWEFTYRPSVEQPSVRDNLNGSPTFAHTYFLYDISRDTDFPMDGNNNFAQAQQFAVAKGGYLATIQSEHERNITKFLLALGKRSAYWLGATDRLNGTWNWINPNGTLGAAFGPWEANYFINDDQGGEHYLQVLNNRKSPDTIGLWNDAYGGYSNNVGLIVERNELR, encoded by the coding sequence ATGAACAACTTATTAAAGAGCTGGAAATCCCGCGCCTTGGCATCGGCTGTCATGATCGCGTCGCTGATCCTGCCGAACGCGGCCTTTGCCGTCGACCGCGCGCAACCGCTTCCAAAAGCGCCGCTGCAAACCCAAGACATCAACTTCTTTGGCTGGGTCACGGGCAAGGTTGCTGTTGATCCGTTCGGTGGACATACCTACGGTCTTTTTGACGATGACATCAATGTCGCCCATGCCAAATCCATCGCCGAATCTCTCGGCGGCCACTTGGCCCGGATCGACTCGGCCCAGGAACAGGACTTCATCCACACGCTGATGCAGAAGGGGAACAAAAACTTCTACTGGCTTGGCGCCCTCGGAAGAACCCCGGGAATGAACAACGCGTTCTTCTGGCTTCCTGCCAACAGTTATCCTGCGGCTACGATCGATTACGCCGATTGGGCCCCCGGTGAGCCCAATGACCGCGGCGGAGAGGACTTTATCGCCATCAGCAAGGAGAACAGCCAATGGTATGACCTGTTCGGACGCCAAAACGAACTGCGTGACAGTGGTCAGACCAAATTCGGCTATATCGTAGAATGGGAATTCACCTACCGGCCGTCGGTTGAGCAACCCTCCGTGCGCGACAACCTGAACGGCAGCCCAACCTTTGCACATACCTATTTCCTCTATGACATTTCTCGGGACACCGATTTCCCAATGGATGGTAACAACAACTTCGCGCAAGCCCAACAGTTCGCCGTGGCAAAGGGCGGTTACCTGGCCACGATTCAGTCGGAACATGAAAGAAACATCACCAAGTTCCTGCTGGCCCTTGGAAAACGGAGCGCCTACTGGCTCGGCGCCACCGACCGCTTAAACGGGACTTGGAACTGGATCAACCCGAACGGCACGCTGGGCGCCGCTTTTGGCCCGTGGGAAGCTAATTATTTTATCAACGATGACCAAGGTGGCGAACATTATCTGCAAGTCCTCAATAACCGTAAATCCCCCGACACGATCGGTCTGTGGAATGACGCCTACGGCGGCTACTCCAATAACGTCGGCCTGATTGTTGAAAGAAACGAACTCCGCTAA
- a CDS encoding alpha-amylase family glycosyl hydrolase, with product MGRPKWFTSAIIYQIYPRVYGMTDRQFGTLRDIQRDLPRIKSLGVNTLYLLPIHPITRKYRKGLSGSPYAIRDYLSVAPELAETEGNPYADEATGPHTATCRSTATDWSTATDQEEAVLAERAKRQFRELVDEAHANGLRVLLDFVGNHCAPDNILLDPANPPEKGGYHPEWFLWDDDSRPIPPSSDWWDTADLNYGIPVEGKPNARRLVYDNDENRRAMWAFMAGVLEYWVREFDIDGYRCDFAHWVPLDFWREAIPRVKAIKAEVVFIAEAYERMADLLSAGFDGIYAFELYNQLKSLHEDVRHNDPYYEVQYIRNKIEWERGAYLPGHRMIRYTENHDEPRTVVTYGGVERSKPPVLLALTLPGVPMVYAGQENGAAFRPPLFEGNFEANFRPIDFSANRTLASWYRHVLAIRSAKAFLHGDEIRFIAVSSRKATAFLRRKGDAMAIVVINFNAESPGERLEFEVPPEVMEACAAGGGQLIDLLEEGPPIRLDPYPAQNRRVALFLKPLQSLILEVREER from the coding sequence ATGGGAAGGCCCAAATGGTTCACATCCGCCATCATCTATCAGATCTACCCCAGGGTGTACGGCATGACGGACCGGCAATTCGGCACGTTGCGCGATATTCAACGCGACTTGCCTCGGATCAAATCGCTCGGCGTCAATACCCTGTACCTGTTGCCGATTCATCCTATCACGCGAAAATACCGCAAAGGCCTTTCCGGGTCTCCCTATGCGATCCGTGATTATCTGTCTGTCGCCCCGGAACTGGCGGAGACGGAAGGGAACCCTTACGCGGACGAAGCAACAGGCCCGCACACGGCGACCTGCCGGAGCACGGCAACCGACTGGAGCACTGCGACCGATCAAGAGGAGGCCGTTTTGGCCGAAAGGGCCAAGCGGCAGTTTCGCGAGTTGGTCGATGAAGCCCATGCCAACGGTTTGCGCGTGCTCCTCGATTTCGTGGGCAACCACTGCGCCCCGGACAACATCCTCCTTGACCCTGCCAATCCGCCGGAAAAGGGCGGCTACCACCCCGAATGGTTTTTGTGGGATGACGATTCCCGACCGATTCCGCCATCAAGCGACTGGTGGGACACGGCCGACCTGAACTACGGGATTCCTGTCGAGGGAAAACCGAACGCCCGCCGGCTGGTCTATGATAACGATGAAAATCGCCGGGCCATGTGGGCGTTCATGGCCGGCGTCCTCGAATACTGGGTTCGGGAGTTTGACATTGACGGCTATCGTTGTGATTTTGCCCACTGGGTCCCGCTCGATTTCTGGCGAGAGGCGATCCCACGCGTCAAAGCGATCAAGGCGGAGGTCGTCTTCATCGCCGAGGCCTACGAACGGATGGCCGACCTGTTGTCAGCCGGCTTTGACGGCATCTACGCCTTCGAACTTTACAACCAACTGAAAAGCCTGCACGAAGACGTACGGCACAACGATCCCTATTATGAGGTGCAATATATTCGAAACAAGATCGAGTGGGAAAGGGGCGCTTACCTCCCGGGACACCGGATGATCCGTTACACGGAAAACCATGACGAGCCCCGCACCGTCGTGACCTATGGTGGGGTGGAGCGTTCGAAACCGCCTGTGCTCCTGGCGCTCACCCTGCCGGGCGTGCCCATGGTCTATGCCGGGCAGGAGAACGGCGCCGCCTTCCGGCCGCCGCTCTTTGAAGGCAACTTTGAAGCGAATTTCCGGCCCATCGATTTTTCGGCCAACCGAACGCTGGCGTCCTGGTACCGTCATGTCCTCGCCATCCGCAGCGCCAAAGCCTTTCTGCACGGCGACGAGATCCGCTTCATCGCTGTCAGCAGCCGTAAGGCGACAGCTTTTCTCCGGCGGAAGGGAGATGCCATGGCCATCGTGGTCATCAACTTTAACGCTGAATCGCCGGGGGAGCGGTTGGAGTTCGAAGTGCCCCCGGAGGTGATGGAAGCCTGCGCCGCCGGCGGCGGACAATTGATCGATCTCCTAGAAGAGGGTCCGCCGATCCGCCTGGACCCCTACCCAGCCCAAAACCGGAGGGTTGCCCTCTTTCTGAAGCCCCTTCAGTCCTTGATTTTGGAAGTGAGGGAAGAGAGATGA
- a CDS encoding divergent PAP2 family protein, protein MTTPLVYSTLFAVLLAQAIKFVRESIQHRQILWSRFFEPGGMPSSHTALVVSLFTGVALRQGIYSDLFAATAAIGAVVIFDAMGIRRSAGEHARTINWILVFLRIRRGEDVPLKERLGHSPPEVLAGAVLGFLVAWAAGM, encoded by the coding sequence ATGACAACACCGCTCGTCTACTCCACACTCTTCGCCGTGCTCCTGGCCCAGGCCATCAAATTCGTCCGCGAGTCCATCCAGCACCGCCAGATCCTCTGGTCTCGCTTTTTCGAACCGGGCGGCATGCCAAGCTCCCATACAGCCCTTGTCGTCTCCCTCTTCACTGGCGTGGCCCTGCGGCAAGGTATCTACTCCGACCTTTTCGCCGCCACAGCCGCCATCGGCGCCGTCGTCATCTTCGACGCCATGGGCATCCGCCGCTCCGCCGGCGAGCACGCCAGAACGATTAACTGGATCCTCGTCTTCCTTCGCATCCGTCGCGGCGAAGATGTTCCTTTGAAAGAGCGGCTCGGCCATTCTCCGCCGGAGGTCCTGGCGGGCGCGGTTCTGGGGTTCCTTGTCGCATGGGCGGCAGGAATGTAA
- the uvrC gene encoding excinuclease ABC subunit UvrC, translated as MALQEKLKSLPEKPGVYLYKDEAGQVIYVGKAINLKNRVRSYFQSARNLNAKTQALVARIRDLETIVTDSELEALILECNLIKEHKPRYNIMLRDDKTYPYLKVTLQETYPRLLITRRLEKDGAKYFGPYTSAGAVRETVELLRTLFPLRTCSRRELDRRQRPCLNHHIGRCLAPCAGRVPRQEYMAIIGNIVAFLEGKEDELRKRLQAEMEEAAENLEFERAATLRNRIRALEQVMEKQKVVSVDMADQDVIAMARGFNQVCVQIFFIRGGKLIGREHYIIEGTDELDRSEVITAFVKQYYSRSDFVPREILLQEPIESAEEEELIARFLREKRQGRVEIRVPKRGDKLKLIEMVAKNALLTLEQLQNEQQRKKSMTEEAVLDLQRFLGLDEPPWRIECFDISNTMGKESVASMVVFEGGAPKKSDYRRFRIKTVEGPNDFASMAEVLTRRFSRAREEAHEVDAGRLDPMSAKFATLPDLVIVDGGKGQLSSAREAMAGVGYDYITTYGLAKENEWLFHENNPEPIILPRGSRALYLIQRIRDEAHRFAITYHRQLRAQAQTASALDGIAGIGPKRRTALLRHFGSVKAIAAATVAQLAAVEGMTEELAERVLAALQRSTESAKG; from the coding sequence ATCGCTTTGCAGGAAAAATTGAAGAGTCTGCCCGAGAAGCCTGGCGTCTACCTGTATAAGGATGAGGCCGGTCAGGTGATCTATGTGGGCAAGGCGATCAACCTGAAGAACCGGGTGCGCTCCTACTTCCAGTCGGCCCGCAACCTGAATGCGAAGACCCAGGCGCTGGTGGCCCGCATCCGCGACCTGGAGACGATCGTCACCGATTCGGAACTGGAAGCGCTGATCCTGGAGTGCAACCTGATCAAGGAACATAAGCCGCGCTACAACATTATGCTGCGCGATGACAAAACCTACCCTTACCTGAAGGTGACCTTACAGGAAACCTACCCCCGGCTCTTGATCACGCGGCGATTGGAGAAGGACGGCGCCAAGTACTTCGGCCCTTACACCTCGGCAGGAGCGGTCCGGGAGACGGTGGAACTGCTGCGCACCCTTTTTCCCTTGCGGACTTGTTCGCGTCGCGAGTTGGATCGGCGCCAGCGCCCCTGCCTCAACCACCACATCGGCCGCTGCCTCGCCCCCTGCGCGGGACGCGTCCCCCGGCAGGAGTACATGGCGATCATCGGCAACATCGTCGCCTTCTTGGAGGGGAAGGAGGACGAACTGCGCAAGCGACTCCAAGCCGAGATGGAGGAGGCGGCGGAAAACCTGGAGTTCGAGCGGGCGGCGACGCTGCGCAACCGCATCCGGGCGCTGGAACAGGTGATGGAGAAGCAAAAGGTCGTCTCCGTCGACATGGCCGATCAGGATGTGATCGCCATGGCCCGCGGCTTTAACCAGGTTTGTGTCCAGATCTTCTTCATCCGCGGCGGCAAGTTGATCGGCCGGGAACACTACATCATCGAGGGCACCGACGAGTTGGACCGCTCCGAGGTGATCACCGCCTTCGTCAAGCAGTACTACAGCCGCAGCGATTTCGTGCCCCGGGAGATCCTGCTCCAAGAACCGATCGAGTCGGCCGAGGAGGAGGAACTGATCGCCCGGTTCTTGCGGGAAAAACGGCAGGGGCGCGTGGAGATCCGCGTGCCCAAGCGCGGCGACAAGTTGAAACTGATCGAGATGGTCGCTAAAAACGCGCTGCTCACGCTGGAACAACTGCAGAATGAGCAGCAACGGAAGAAATCGATGACCGAAGAGGCTGTCCTCGACCTGCAACGCTTCCTCGGCCTCGACGAGCCGCCCTGGCGGATCGAATGTTTCGATATCTCCAACACGATGGGCAAGGAATCGGTCGCCTCCATGGTCGTCTTTGAGGGCGGGGCGCCGAAGAAGTCCGATTACCGGCGCTTCCGCATCAAGACGGTGGAGGGACCCAATGACTTTGCCTCCATGGCCGAGGTGCTCACCCGGCGCTTTTCCCGAGCCCGCGAGGAGGCCCACGAAGTCGACGCCGGCCGGCTCGACCCGATGAGCGCCAAATTCGCCACCTTGCCCGATCTGGTCATCGTCGACGGCGGCAAGGGGCAGCTCAGTTCGGCTCGGGAGGCGATGGCCGGCGTGGGTTACGATTACATCACCACCTACGGCCTCGCGAAGGAGAATGAGTGGCTCTTTCATGAAAACAACCCCGAACCGATCATCCTCCCGAGGGGTTCGCGGGCGCTCTACCTGATCCAGCGCATTCGCGACGAGGCGCACCGCTTCGCCATCACCTACCACCGGCAACTGCGCGCCCAGGCGCAGACGGCGTCTGCCCTGGACGGCATCGCCGGCATCGGCCCGAAACGGCGGACGGCGCTCCTGCGGCACTTCGGCTCTGTGAAGGCGATCGCCGCCGCTACGGTGGCCCAGTTGGCGGCGGTGGAGGGGATGACGGAGGAACTGGCAGAACGGGTGCTTGCAGCGTTACAGCGTTCCACTGAATCCGCAAAAGGCTAA
- a CDS encoding Cof-type HAD-IIB family hydrolase, with product MEPTEQMEQTIKLVAIDVDDTLLTPDLRISLPVQQAIAQARRQGIAVTLATGRMFRATLPYARQLDLDLPLIVYQGAMIKDSATGEVLLHHPVPQDLALEVFDFLRSEGLHVNIYVDDHLHVEKVGEEALGYMGLARVPATLVRDQRRLLEGALPTKILAIGEPERMAALVEPCRQRWGDRLYVTRSKPFYLEFMNPWSGKGSALAFLAERLGISREAVMVIGDSYNDMDMLEYAGLGVVMGNGPEEVKRHAGWVAPSNEEDGVAAALCRWALTEKADT from the coding sequence GTGGAACCGACGGAACAGATGGAACAGACGATAAAACTCGTAGCCATCGACGTGGATGACACGCTGCTGACGCCTGACTTGCGCATTTCCCTGCCGGTGCAACAAGCCATCGCCCAGGCCCGGCGGCAGGGCATAGCCGTCACGCTGGCGACGGGCCGCATGTTTCGCGCCACCCTCCCCTATGCCCGCCAGTTGGACCTTGACCTGCCGTTGATCGTCTACCAGGGGGCGATGATCAAGGACAGTGCGACGGGTGAGGTGCTCTTGCACCACCCCGTCCCGCAGGACTTGGCCCTTGAGGTCTTCGATTTTTTGCGAAGCGAAGGTCTGCATGTCAACATCTATGTAGACGACCACCTGCACGTGGAGAAGGTGGGGGAAGAGGCCTTGGGATACATGGGCCTGGCCCGGGTGCCGGCGACGCTCGTCAGAGACCAGCGCCGTCTCCTGGAAGGGGCGTTGCCGACGAAAATCCTGGCCATCGGCGAACCGGAGCGGATGGCTGCGCTGGTGGAACCCTGCCGTCAACGGTGGGGCGACCGGCTCTATGTGACGCGCTCAAAACCTTTTTACTTGGAGTTTATGAACCCTTGGAGCGGCAAGGGTTCCGCCCTGGCTTTTCTGGCTGAACGCTTGGGCATTTCCCGTGAGGCCGTTATGGTGATTGGCGATTCCTACAACGACATGGATATGCTCGAATACGCCGGCCTCGGCGTTGTCATGGGCAATGGGCCAGAAGAGGTGAAGCGCCATGCCGGCTGGGTGGCCCCTTCCAATGAAGAGGATGGCGTTGCCGCGGCCCTGTGTCGCTGGGCGCTGACAGAAAAAGCAGACACATGA
- a CDS encoding phage holin family protein: protein MNSLILRWLLNTLALALAALFIPGIKIAGIVPALFAALVLGIVNAVIRPIIFVLTLPISLLTLGLFTLVINGFMLWMVSGLVRGFEVSGFGAAFFGALLISLFSTLFSWFVRDES, encoded by the coding sequence ATGAATTCGCTGATTCTACGATGGCTCTTGAATACTCTTGCTTTGGCCCTGGCGGCGCTGTTCATCCCGGGGATCAAGATCGCGGGCATCGTGCCGGCGCTGTTTGCCGCCCTCGTCCTCGGGATCGTCAACGCCGTCATTCGTCCGATCATCTTTGTGTTGACGCTGCCGATCAGCCTGCTCACGCTGGGGCTCTTTACCCTGGTCATCAACGGGTTCATGCTCTGGATGGTCAGCGGGTTGGTGCGCGGGTTTGAGGTGTCCGGCTTCGGCGCCGCTTTTTTCGGAGCGCTGTTGATCTCCCTGTTCAGCACACTTTTCAGTTGGTTCGTCCGGGATGAATCTTAA